From Pedobacter indicus, a single genomic window includes:
- a CDS encoding L,D-transpeptidase: MHNTTRYIFLFIAILVYGSCRDRTTESKKEAQSEPVPAETRLLISISERQLYVLEGSDTIQRHAISVGTEEYPTPVGEFEVHQIDWNPDWTPPDSDWSKNESYKKPGEEGNPMGRARIIYEMPYTIHGTTDLESLGKAESHGSVRMANEEVIALGRFLMERAGSGQSEEWFKRVLSDSTTMESIKLAQPIRLTNVE; the protein is encoded by the coding sequence AATACTTGTTTACGGTTCTTGTAGGGATAGAACCACTGAAAGCAAAAAAGAGGCGCAGTCTGAACCTGTGCCTGCCGAAACTCGACTGCTGATCAGTATATCAGAACGGCAGCTATATGTCCTTGAAGGGAGCGACACAATACAACGACATGCTATATCGGTAGGTACAGAGGAATACCCTACGCCGGTGGGCGAGTTTGAGGTACACCAGATCGATTGGAACCCTGACTGGACGCCACCTGATAGCGACTGGTCAAAGAATGAAAGTTACAAGAAACCCGGTGAGGAGGGAAATCCGATGGGAAGGGCTCGCATCATTTACGAGATGCCATATACCATACACGGTACTACCGACCTCGAATCATTGGGTAAGGCTGAGTCACATGGTTCGGTGCGGATGGCCAATGAAGAAGTGATTGCGCTTGGACGTTTCCTGATGGAACGCGCGGGATCGGGGCAGTCGGAGGAATGGTTCAAACGTGTGTTGAGTGATTCTACAACAATGGAATCGATAAAGCTGGCGCAGCCTATCCGGCTGACGAATGTGGAATAA